A window of Clostridium sp. 'White wine YQ' contains these coding sequences:
- a CDS encoding LCP family protein, whose amino-acid sequence MDNNKKRSNRSSKKPKKKKIIILSVLAFILIIAAIGIGYAYALLHKVDTVKIDKQDLGVSQTVDEQYKDVTNIALFGIDATDNEAGRSDAIMILTIDNKRNNVRLSSIMRDSYVNIKGHGEDKITHAYAFGGPELAISTLNTNFDLNIKDFATVNFSSLPKVINDLNGIDINLTSGDLKYINGYIDSLNKVNNTSSPHNLTGTGVHHLDGTQALAYCRIRYDGGDQERTQRQRTVLDALFQKIKATNKTKYPSILNELLPLVQTSLSSTDLLKLATNATSLSTLEQDRFPRDDNGKGATIKGVFYETFDKDLTTKQMHDFIFEDKK is encoded by the coding sequence ATGGACAATAACAAAAAAAGAAGTAATAGATCTTCGAAAAAACCTAAGAAGAAAAAGATAATTATACTCTCAGTTTTAGCGTTTATATTAATAATCGCTGCTATAGGCATTGGGTATGCTTATGCACTGCTCCACAAAGTGGATACAGTTAAAATAGACAAGCAAGACTTAGGTGTATCTCAAACGGTAGACGAACAATATAAAGATGTTACTAACATTGCTCTATTTGGTATCGATGCTACTGATAATGAGGCTGGTCGTTCCGATGCTATAATGATTCTTACTATTGATAATAAAAGGAATAACGTAAGATTATCATCAATTATGAGAGATTCTTATGTTAATATTAAAGGTCATGGAGAAGATAAAATAACTCATGCTTATGCTTTTGGCGGACCAGAATTAGCAATAAGTACATTAAACACTAACTTCGATTTAAATATTAAAGATTTTGCCACAGTAAATTTTTCAAGTTTACCTAAGGTTATAAATGATTTGAATGGTATAGACATTAACTTAACTTCTGGTGATTTAAAATACATTAATGGATATATTGATAGTCTTAATAAAGTAAATAACACTTCTTCACCTCATAATCTTACAGGTACAGGAGTTCATCACTTAGATGGAACTCAAGCACTTGCATATTGTAGAATAAGATATGACGGTGGAGATCAAGAAAGAACTCAAAGACAAAGGACAGTTTTGGATGCTTTATTCCAAAAGATAAAAGCTACTAATAAAACAAAATATCCTTCTATATTAAATGAATTACTGCCATTGGTACAGACAAGCCTTTCAAGTACTGACTTATTAAAGCTTGCAACTAATGCCACATCATTATCTACACTAGAGCAAGATAGATTTCCTAGAGATGATAATGGAAAGGGCGCAACAATCAAAGGTGTTTTCTATGAAACTTTTGATAAGGACTTAACAACTAAACAAATGCATGATTTTATTTTTGAAGATAAAAAATAA